A portion of the Segatella copri DSM 18205 genome contains these proteins:
- a CDS encoding DUF2958 domain-containing protein: protein MAKDFNNRLITPELEKAMQDYPLYSQDSKKKDAVCIAVFFIGNARWYILEGQRENDDFVLFGIVVGLAETEYSYISANEMASVELDATKFGLGKVRVEQRKPFQPCQLSEIIDRELQSFLNRLYD, encoded by the coding sequence ATGGCAAAAGATTTCAACAACCGCCTGATTACTCCAGAATTGGAGAAGGCAATGCAGGACTATCCGCTCTATTCCCAGGATAGCAAAAAGAAGGATGCAGTTTGCATCGCAGTGTTTTTCATCGGCAACGCTCGCTGGTACATTCTTGAAGGACAGCGAGAGAATGATGATTTTGTGCTCTTTGGCATCGTTGTAGGTTTGGCTGAGACTGAGTACAGCTACATTTCTGCCAATGAAATGGCAAGTGTGGAGTTGGACGCAACCAAGTTCGGACTCGGCAAGGTCAGAGTGGAGCAGAGAAAGCCATTCCAACCATGTCAGCTTTCTGAAATCATCGACAGAGAGTTGCAGTCTTTTCTCAACAGACTTTACGATTGA